The nucleotide sequence GAAAATGGGTTGAAGCTTTGCCACTTGCCCTGCTGAGGATTAGAGTGACTCCTAGAACTAGAGGAAGGATAAGCCCATGTGAAAGTCTATACAGCAAACCTTCTAACGTCAGTCTGACAGGGAGGCCCCAACGCTTGCATCTCGTAGGGGAAAAGGTATGAACCGAATACGTTATTGAGGTCCATCCACAAATGTGTCCTTTTAAGAGCACCTGTACCCCTTGATTTCCCGGCACACTCTTTCTGTGCCAGAGATCAGGTCTGCCTACGGACGTGGAAGGACGATCCCCTTGATGAACAGCGGAAGGGACCCTATCGAGTGTTGCTAACCATGAGCGCTGCTGTGAAGCTGGGACGAGCGGAACCCTGGGTCCATGACACGAGGGTAAAGGAAACACCTCCTGGGCTGGGGCGTCTGTACCTAAGGGACCTTGGAAATTCACTTTAAGATGCAGTTAACGAATCGCACCTGCAATGCTGCTGAAACATTGGTTCATCTAGGTTGTACACAAGGAATATCTCTGGTTTGTATCCTTACAAGTGTGGGGAGAATAGCCGTATTAACCTGTTTGTACAGAGAATTTAACCTGTGCTAAGGATGGACATCAGAGTTGGAGATTGAAGTCTTCGGAAGTTTATGAGCGCTTCCATTAGATGGTATTGAGCGTCAGTTCTTGACGATTGGAACTTGTTGCTTAATTCAGCGTATGGCGCTTTGGAGACAAAAAACCTAGAAAAGAACGGTGTGAGCCTTGCGTTGTTTACAACAGGGTAAGCCTCTCGGGGGGGAATTGCTACCAAGCGCTTTGCACTTGCCAGCGGCCGCGGTTAATCCCGGTGCTGGTCGCTATAGTTAccgtggggggggaggggggggggggagcgtgggccgggctggaggagcccccggggcgggcagtgaggctgcgggcagtggaccctccctgtccggggcggtgctggaggaggagccggtgcgagccgagggagcagcagagagaaggtgagcggggccgcgcggtcgTTCGCCTGGCGGCTGCTGGGGAAAGCCGCGACGGGGGggccgcgcggtgcggcgggaccggcggcagaagccgctccgggtcggggccgggcggcagcggcgcttCCCGGAGCCGCGCGGGGGCCGCGCTAGGCCGGGCTTCCGGGTGCGTGggcgatgggggggggggggtgggaaggacgGTGCCCCGCAGGGTCAGAAAGGCGGGACGGCCGCCTGTGGCGgtgtgtttggggggggtgggtgctgtAGGCACGTGATCGGGGCTTCCGGTCGGCCATGTTGTCTCCCCGGGGCACGGCGGGAGCTGTAGTTTTCGCGCACTCTGCTGCCCGGCAGCTGCATAGCTgccgggcgcgcgcggcacggcacagtcctcgctaccggcgcggccccgcggtgcagcgcgaggggcggttttgtggcgggttcgtgcggtttcccgcgggctgcccggggctccccgaggaccggtgtgcccgtgcgCCAGCAGTGCGCATGCGCAGTGGTGCCCCGGTGCTGCCGCTGCAATATGGCGGCTGGAGGGGCGAGATTGCTGGCGGCGGGTGAGGGCCGAGGGGAGTGGTGGGGCGGGGGTGTCTGCTGCCCGCCGGCCGCCTGGCGGGGGCGGGACGGGAAGCTTCCCTCCACCGCTGCGGCAGGGTCCCGTTCCGCTGGAGGTGaggcgggccggggcagccccgggcagtTCCCCGAGAGCTGGTAGAGGGGAAGAGGGGCAGTTGCCGGGCGCCTCCGCAACTCGCCAGAGCTCCCCCTGAGCCGGCTCTGGCCCCGCTCACCCAGTGCAGCTGCCTCGAGCTCCAGCACCTGCCCTGAAGCCTGTCCCGTAGCCCCAGGCCACCGCCAAGCCCTGTGGTGAGGGCAGCAGGCTGGTCCTCGGTGCGTCTGCAGAAGCCCCTGTGGAAGGTGGGGCTCCGGCCGGGGGCGATCTAAGGTAGTAATGgtcagtgctgcttctttccctcttccagagaCCGTGCTGAGGCCGCGCTGGTCCGTTCCTGTCCTGGGGATGCTGTTCACTGCACCCACCTCGGGCTtgtgtggggtgtctctgcctggcCTTGTGCTTCTCACAGCATGGGGGCAAAAAGGGACAGGCTGTGGACCGTGGCCAGGAGCTGCcgcagctgaagctggagaggccagagaaagggaaagaaggagaaaatcaagGCTATGtgggcagcacccgcctcccagtgcaggaagagagagcctgcctctctgggtgaggaaggagccctcttcacagtctgCAGCAGGCCAGGCCGCCAGCGTGCACCCaggtctgcgtgcgtcaccccaagcgCAGTACGGCCGCGTAGTGTGCGAGCGAGTGAGGCTGCGTGTGTCGGAAGCCTGGTCTTGTAAGAggtgagagacacccgcgtattctttgagggggaggacagccaggcgactggattttcagaagaagaagaggggcaggaggaaggaaggagaaagaagcatctgACCTGTCAaattctcccggcagtgccgagagcaagagctgcggtgagtcctggGCCTTCGGGGCCCTGTCACCTGTCTTGTGCATCCcggtcccttcctgcccctctcctgtacctctctcttttccatgctgctgttatttctgcccccccccacccctttcctaTACCTctcctttattcttctgtcctgctcctccgtccttcctttctcactttctctctcttgtcctactgctcccttttctcatttctctctgcgcttttgtcctgcctctccctcctttttttcatcttctgtctCTGCGCTTAGTGCcgtcactttttaaattttcattctacgtCTTTTAGTTTGCTGTTGCTATTTCGTGTTTCCTTAGGGCcgtcacttttaaaattttcttttttctacctcTGTTCTAGTTTGGTGTCCATGtgtgatcattttttcctttatttcaccaatgcctgttgcttttaaaatgttctttttcccttcagtgtctttttaatgagttcttctctttccttaatgctctctctgtctttttaaatcgTCCCCTCTTTTGTTCGCTGTGGCTACTTTTTAGTTCCAGGgcatggttggaccagatgacctgcaagagttcccttcccacctcaaaccGTTCTGCAGTTCTGGAGTCACAACTGTCACATCCAGGGCTGTGAGCTACCACAGGTGTGAGAAAGTTGCCCCAGGCTTCAAGGCCATCCCGAGCGCCTGCTGCTTTACTCCGGCCGCAGcgctcctgaagaagaggagaagataATTTTGCAGTGGTCAGGGCTTTTAGGGCTCAGTGGTCGTGCTCAGTGGGTTGCGTGGTTGGGTGGTTTGAAGGGACAGTCCGAGAGGGCATCTGAAATGcccttgcagggtggagggaggcaggaaagcggggcgggggggttaGAGCTGGCAAGAgactgccccgggctggggggcggtGTGCCCGTGGGTGCCagtacctcagctgctgtgtcGGCATTGCGGGAGCCGTGGGGGTCGTGGACTttactctgcctccccccagaaagCTTTGGCTGACGAAGTTatgccacaacagagactgcagccgtcagcaccacgggatgctgataatgaccagcacaggcctcgctgtactgtcgttttcgctgctgcttgcaatggatctgcagtggcctttgattcgcggaaaaagattctacaactcgaaatggagttataaagcaggtatgttttactccagccggggtgcaaggggatttctccacaaagcttgcacaccaccaacacattttaccaaaaacttacagagtgtggatatacatattcactggattacataacacaaacatgcatatgcatgagtaaggctgggttagttctagaggctggtgccagcagtttatgttatctttgcacctgcgcattgcctcctggggggcgtcttcggggtctttgggaggaaggctcgtagtctttctcaccttgtgttttccccggagcatgcgcagattctcttagccaatttcttgaacaacagaaatgtttttcagctggtttactcatgctatcttatttaagggaagcaatgaaacttctgccatccgtatatgtctatctttactcattaccgaggccgaactagttagagcacacctgatCCTCAAGGACAAAGCCATGatgttttgctgaacactgcagttcttggtagattttgacagtaaactgctttgttttgatgaacacagcagtccttggtaaaattccacagaagagtctgggcaagcaggattgttagcaatattaaaaaatactataagtaatactataacttgctagaagtaaggaaataagttgctaagcagttttctacaagtaaataagtcttcccccccccccccccccccccccccaaacagttttcttttctttccttgaagaacatcgatggtgggaaagcttatttggatggtcaccaccaacaacaggactgtttaattccatgtttcactcggtctgattttcctaattccaactttaatatgtttactacttctaatagtattgtatattaaggtttggaggatggttaaacagatcactcagttacaaaagtatccctgtgtgtatacttccctaaaatatttttttttaatagaagctaataaaacacaaaattcccttcaattataattggattatggcatcatctgtttataggcatagaggcaagaggcaaccacactgccagtctatggacaagataaattgactttagtcacggggtggattgtggtggtgcaattcttacccctccccgctcctccttgttgggctgcttggtgctaggtgtgattccacccacattcccccgagctatacaccgaTCTGTGGAGATAAAGCAATCATCTCGTCCTTGGTGTCTTTTGCAGGGCTTTTCCCAGCTGTCATTATGCTACTTGTCTGACTTTGGCTCACTGTTTGACATATAATTTCCACTGCACTCGCAACAGTCGCGGCTATGTAATAATGTTCTCTCTTATCTCCTTAACCTGCATTGCTCTAAATTTCTCATCTCCTGGAGTTTTGCTCGCTATTGCTGTGTGTGAAGGTGCCTTGGCTCTAAAAAGATGCCTGACGCATACTGCTTACATCTCAGAAGAGCCACAAGAAATGAAGTACTGTAGCCCAGGTAATAGATTGTGAGGGCGGGAAAGTGGCTGTGGGGGGCGGAGcagccgcctgaggggaagggggcgggacctgcctgtgggaagggcgaagggtgggaaagtcgctgtgaggggcggagcggccgcctgaggggaagggggcgggacctgcctgtgggaagggcaaagggcgggaaagtcgctgtgaggggcggagcggccgcctgaggggaagggggcgggacctgcctgtgggaagggcgaagggcgggaaagtcgctgtgaggggcggagcggctgcctgaggggaagggggcgggacatGCCTGTGGGAAGGGTGAAGGGCaggaaagtcgctgtgaggggcggagcggccgcctgaggggaagggggcgggacctgcctgtgggaagggcaaaGGGCGGGAAAGTCACgatgaggggcggagcggccgcctgaggggaagggggcgggacttgcctgtgggaagggcgaagggcgggaaagtcgctgtgaggggcggagcggccgcctgaggggaagggggcgggacctgcctgtgggaagggcgaagggcgggaaagtcgctgtgaggggcggagcggccgcctgaggggaagggggcgggacctgcctgtgggaagggcgaagggcgggaaagttgctgtgaggggcggagcggccgcctgaggggaagggggcgggacctgcctgtgggaagggcgaagggtgggaaagtcgctgtgaggggcggagcggctgcctgaggggaaggggacgGGTCCAGCCCTGCCAGATGCAGCCAGGAGCCCAGAGCAGATGAATGCCCGTTGCAGTCGTCCCTGCGGGAAGCACTGGAGCACCAACTGGGTGggaaaagctgatctgtgaggttttttcgggggggggtgggggggtggggggggtgggcagcgcGGccgggattcgggtggtgctgtggtgAGCTCTGTCCACGGGCCGGCGTCCTTCTCAGACCCAACGGCGTCCCTCTCAGACCCAATGGCGTCCTTCTGCCCTTgcaacagctggtggtggagaagaaagaagagacaaacatgGCGTGCGGAAGGACCCGCAAGGCAAGAGAGAGTGGcaggaagagtggaggaagtCTAGGCAAcaagtggaggaaagagaagggtgCTCCGGGCAAAGCAGcactgtgaggggcggagcggccacctgaggggaaggggagcaccgtcgccgcctgcgggcgggggggagcgccgtCACCGCGAGGCAGGGTGGGGGTGGActggagctgcctgggggggggAGCGCCATCGcctcaggggctgaggagggtccaagGCCCCGCTGGACGCAGCCAGGAGCCCGGAGCAGACGAGTGCCCATCACAGTCGTCCCTGCAGGAAGCACTGAAGCACGAACtaggtgagaaaagctgatctgtgaggttttttcggcggggggggtatgggggggtGCACGGAGTGCTGTGGGGACCTCCCTCCAGGGGCCGGCTTCCCTCTGTGCTCTGggtgggggagctgctgcctgacTGCACCCTCCttctgagcagcagctcctggagaagaaagacgaggcatcatGAGGAGTGGCGGGCTGAAGGGAGGAGCGGGGcaagagaagggagctctgggcAAAGGGGCTTCCCCGCTACCGGGGCTGCGGTCACACAAGACCATTGCTGgcacctttggtgccctggctgGCACTGcactgggtgacctccctgtaagcagggctcgggtctctggccttttgccaccttgccccacggtttggctgcccggagagaagggcggccctgtcaggagagtgagcggcgctgtctccgtgCTGAgagggaaatggggctctccagACCCCACGCCcaccctgtaagcaggggagggctgtTTACCCAGCCctggcggctttctggctgctggcggcctggccagcgtgaccccctggagtcggggcgtgtcacagcatttgtcccttggccagcCGTGAAGGCCCGCGGCACATTGAGTCCCTGTGGCCTCCGTGCAtcctggggggcaggtctggggctctgctctcctgctcgtgggaagggatggctccccagacactggctgcacagagctcgctctctcttccgggaagttttgtttgtccctgtctgtgtgtgtgtctgtgtgtgtgtgcctgcctgtgtctgtgtctgtgtctgtgtctgtgggtgtgagtgagcgagcaaatgagcttctcgtttaggcccctgttgaaattgctgcagtgtacttagcttaaacttcccaggagggaaagaaggactctgtgcagcaacagggggtcggtcccctctgagcccgcgagcggagggtgagtcccggcttgcccctcctttccAAGGACAGAGCGAAGCCGCGTGGCCGTAGCATGGCCAatgtgcgacccgcctgtgttcagggcccgggtctctgcctgggtggccgcctgtcctgctggcgacctgccagcgtgcctgccctgtactcggggcgagtgccacgagccgtggagccctctgtccccaggagaagctgggctgccctgtaatcagggctgggcaggctgctgtaggcagccagcagggGCTACCCTATAAGTCTGGGGCTGCCCTGTaggtccggggctggccagtgacttgcaggcccgggcactctgcagtgccggcagcggctcgagccccctgtaAGCAGGGGTGCAGCTTCTTTGGCTGCCactttgtgtgcccagctcccattTGTCCAGAGTACTTGACTCTGAGCCCAGCTCCAGTGCCGGCTGGGACTGCACGGGTGGCAGCCCCGGAGCACCAACTGGATGAGAAAAGCAGATCTGTGAGATTTTTTgctgggagggggttggggggtgtTAGGGTATAGGGGGTTGCGGATGGGAGGGCAGCcaggattcgggtggtgctgtggcgagctctgtccgggggccggcgtCCCTCTCAGACCCAATGGTGGCGTCCTGGccttgcagcagctggtggtggagaaaaaggaagagacaaacaCCACGTGCGAAAGGACCTGCAAAGGTAAGAGTGGGGgtaggagcggaggaagtctgggcaacaagtggaggcaagAGAAGGGCACTCTGGGCAACGGGACCTCCCTGtcaccggggctgcggtcgcgcaagggtgtcgccaggacctttggtgccctggccggcgtTGTGCcaggtgacctccctgtaagcagggctcgggtctttgggtaTTTGCCGGACTTTTTGCCCACCCCTTCTAGTCCTTGCACactgtttcggcctccacttttttctggcctctaattacctccagcctcccaccccattttggcctccactcttttctggcctctacttccctccggcctcccaccccgtttcagcctcccaccccattttggcgtccacttttttctggcctctacttccctctggccccccaccccttgtgatcctcccaccccattttggcctccactttcctctggcctctacttccctccggcctctcaccccgtttcagcctcccaccccattatggcctccacttttttctcccgcctctacttccctccggcctcccaccccatttcggcgtccacttttttctggcctctacttccctccagcctcccaccctgtttcagcctcccaccgcatttcagactccacttttttcctggcctctccttctctccagcctcccaccccttgtgatcctcccatcccattttgacctccacttttttctggcctctacttccctctggcctcccaccccgtttcagcctcccacccaattttagcctccacttttatctggcctgtatttctctccagcctcccaccccctttcggcctcccaccccttttcggcgtccacttttttctggcctcttcttccctacagcctgtcacctcttgtgatcctcccaccccatttcagcctccacttttttctggcctctacttccctccagcctcccaccccattttggcctccacttttttctaccgcctatacttccctccggcctcccaccccatttcagcctcccaccccatttcggccttcactgtattctggcctctactttcctccagcctctcaccccttgtgatactcccacccccttttggcctccacttttttctggcctctacttccctccggcctcccaccccgtttcagcctcccaccccatttcggcgtccacttttttctccagcctctacttccctctggcctctcaccccgtttcagcctcccaccccattttgtcctccattttcttctggcctctacttccctccggcctcccaccccgtttcagcttcccaccccattttggcctacacttttttctggcctctacttccctccagcctcccaccccgtttgaGCCTCCGaccgcatttcagactccacttttttcctggcctctgcttctctccagcctcccatcccttgtgatcctcccatcccattttgacctccacttttttttgCCCTTTACTTCCCTctggtctcccaccccatttcagcctcccacccaattttagccgccacttttttctggcctctacttccctccggcctcccacctcGTTTTAGCCTCCCACGCtgttttggcctctacttttttctggtctctacttccctccagcctcccaccccttgtgatcctcccacccgattttggcctccactttttcctagcttATACTTCCCtgcggcctcccaccccgtttcatcctcccaccccattttggcctccacttttctctggcctctacttccctccggcctcccaccccgtttcagcctcccaccccatttcggcgtccacttttttctggcctctacttccctccagcctcccaccccatttcagcatccacttttttctggcctctacttccctccagcctcccaccccattatggcctccacttttttctcccgcctctacttccctccggcctctcaccccgtttcagcctcccaccccattatggcctccacttttttctcccgcctctacttccctccggcctcccaccccgtttcggcgtccacttttttttggcctctacttccctccagcctcccaccctgtttcagcctcccaccgcatttcagactccacttttttcctggcctctccttctctccagcctcccaccccttgtgatcctcccatcccattttgacctccacttttttctggcctctacttccctccagcctcccaccccgtttgaGCCTCCGaccgcatttcagactccacttttttcctggcctctgcttctctccagcctcccatcccttgtgatcctcccatcccattttgacctccacttttttttgCCCTTTACTTCactccggtctcccaccccgtttcagcctcccacccaattttagccgccacttttttctggcctctacttccctccggcctcccacaccgttttggcctcccaccccgttttggcctcccacgctgttttggcctctacttttttctggcctctacttccctccagcctcccaccccattttggcgtccacttttttctggtctctacttccctccagcctcccaccccttgtgatcctcccacccgattttggcctccactttttcctagcttATACTTCCCtgcggcctcccaccccgtttcatcctcccaccccattttggcgtccacttttctctggcctctacttccctccggcctcccaccccgtttcagcctcccaccccattttggcgtccacttttttctggcctctacttccctccagcctcccaccccatttcagcatccacttttttctggcctctacttccctctggccccccaccccttgtgatcctcccaccccattttggcctccactttcctctggcctctacttccctccggcctctcaccccgtttcagcctcccaccccattatggcctccacttttttctcccgcctctacttccctccggcctcccaccccatttcggcgtccacttttttctggcctctacttccctccagcctcccaccctgtttcagcctcccaccgcatttcagactccacttttttcctggcctctccttctctccagcctcccaccccttgtgatcctcccatcccattttgacctccacttttttctggcctctacttccctctggcctcccaccccgtttcagcctcccacccaattttagcctccacttttatctggcctgtatttctctccagcctcccaccccctttcggcctcccaccccttttcggcgtccacttttttctggcctcttcttccctacagcctgtcacctcttgtgatcctcccaccccatttcagcctccacttttttctggcctctaattccctccagcctcccaccccgttttagccttccatgccgttttggcctttacttttttattgcctctacttccctccagcctcccaccccatttaagcctcccaccccatttcggccttcactgtattctggcctctacttccctccagcctctcaccccttgtgatactcccacccccttttggcctccacttttttctggcctctacttccctctggcctcccaccccatttcagcctcccaccccatttcggcgtccacttttttctccagcctctacttccctctggcctctcaccccgtttcagcctcccaccccattttgtcctccattttcttctggcctctacttccctccggcctcccaccccgtttcagcttcccaccccattttggcctacacttttttctggcctctacttccctccagcctcccaccccgtttgaGCCTCCGaccgcatttcagactccacttttttcctggcctctgcttctctccagcctcccatcccttgtgatcctcccatcccattttgacctccacttttttctggcctctacttccctccagcctcccaccccttgtgatcctcccacccgattttggcctccactttttcctagcttATACTTCCCtgcggcctcccaccccgtttcatcctcccaccccattttggcctccactttattctggcctctacttccctccagcctcccacctcgtttcagcctcccatcccatttCGGCCTTcaatttttctggccttttcttCCCTACAgtctctcacctcttgtgatcctcccactggatttcagcctccacttttttctggcctctacttccctccagcctcccaccccatttcagcgtccacttttttgtggcctctacttccctccggccccccaccccttgtgatcctcccaccccattttggcctccactttcctctggcctctacttccctccggcctctcaccccgtttcagcctcccaccccatgatggcctccacttttttctcccgcctctacttctctcccgttcccaccccgtttcagcctcccaccccattatggcctccacttttttctcccgcctctacttccctcccgttcccaccccgtttcagcctcccaccccattttggcctccacttttttctggcctctacttccctccagcctcccaccccatttcagcgtccacttttttctggcctctacttccctccggccccccaccccttgtgatcctcccaccccattttggcctccactttcacctggcctctacttccctccggcctcccaccccgtttcatcctcccaccccattttggcctccactttattctggcctctacttccctccagcctcccacctcgtttcagcctcccatcccatttCGGCCTTcaatttttctggccttttcttCCCTACAgtctctcacctcttgtgatcctcccactggatttcagcctccacttttttctggcctctacttccctccagcctcccaccccatttcagcgtccacttttttgtggcctctacttccctc is from Strix aluco isolate bStrAlu1 chromosome 12, bStrAlu1.hap1, whole genome shotgun sequence and encodes:
- the LOC141928552 gene encoding uncharacterized protein LOC141928552 yields the protein MKRLTTKTREETHERSKDTSPTPSGRAFPCQTSKVTKDLLKEIIPRFGVPLRMSSDRGPHFIAEVVKNMSKILGMGWNRHTPWGPQSSGQGKRDQVCLRTWKDDPLDEQRKGPYRVLLTMSAAVKLGRAEPWVHDTRFSRTLLPGSCIAAGRARHGTVLATGAAPRCSARGGFVAGSCGFPRAARGSPRTGVPVRQQCACAVVPRCCRCNMAAGGARLLAAETVLRPRWSVPVLGMLFTAPTSGLCGVSLPGLVLLTAWGQKGTGCGPWPGAAAAEAGEARERERRRKSRLCGQHPPPSAGRESLPLWGEDSQATGFSEEEEGQEEGRRKKHLTCQILPAVPRARAAFQGMVGPDDLQEFPSHLKPFCSSGVTTVTSRAVSYHRKLWLTKLCHNRDCSRQHHGMLIMTSTGLAVLSFSLLLAMDLQWPLIRGKRFYNSKWSYKAGIEARGNHTASLWTR